The sequence TGAGTGATGTGGTGGAGAGATTCTATGGGAATGACCCGAATGATTCCAGTGATCACCCGAGAATGTTGAGGCTGGAGGAGAGCTTTGTTGGCTACAAGGATGGTGAAAGAGAGGATGAGCCATTCATGGGTACGGGTAGTGCCGAGCGTTGGAAAGGCCGTGGTATATATTTGGGACAAGGTCTGGAATACCGCAATCATGGGAAGCAATTGCTGAGCAAAGGAGGAGGGTTCTCAACCGTTGGAATTGGACACATTGGAAACAGTCTTTATTTCAAGGAGGGGGACTTGCCTGACCAAGGAGTCATCTACATGAGTTTTCTGATGAAGGTGCCCGAGGTGAAAAGCGGTCACTCGTTTGGAGGGTTTCTGCTCTACAATGATACTTATAACGAAAAGCTGTTTGTTGGAGATTTGAGCCCAGTGACACAATTTGGCTCACGCTACGAGGAATCATCCGTACAGACGCGCTATCCGCAAGAAGTGGATACTGATGTTCACTTGTTTGTGATCAGGATTGATAGGACCAGACAGGTGACGGATATTTTCATGGATCCCCCCTTGGATGCTCTGGAGCATGATTTAAAACCCACTCATCGGCATCAAGGATCTCCTGATTTTGATAGCCTGATGCTACGTTCTGGAGGAGCAAAGGGCTATGTCACGCTCTTTGATGAGCTGAGGGTGGCTCTCTCGTGGGGGGCTGTTCTGCCGTTGGCGGACTAAATCTTTTTTTAGAAAGAAGCGTAACCGAATGGTGAAGCGTCTGTATGAGTGTGTCGGTGCGTATAGGCAGCGGCGAAAACCAAACACAAAATACCATGATGCAGAACAAAACCACCAAAGGTGTGTCAGCTCTCTTCGCCGTAGCTATGATGGGAGTGACACATGGAGCAGTAATCAATTTATCTGACTCGCTCGATAATATTGGGGCGTACAACGTAAGCCAAGATCTCGGAGTGACTATTACTGGAGACTCTGCCGTTTATGTGGTGGCTACGATGACCTTTGACGCCCCACTGACGAGCTCCGATTCATTTAATATCATCGAATTTGGCTCAACTGCGGGAGACACTGGGCATGCTGGAGCTGGACAAGGATTTGGGAATACCGAGTTTGTGATTTCAGGAGCAGGAAAGACACTGTCAGGTGTAACCATCACACCGGGTGTTGCTCACTTGGTTGTGCTAAAGGTTGACCAAACAACGGACCTGGCGACCTTATGGATTGATCCAAATCTCTCACTTGCTGAGGTGGGCGCTCTGCAAGATGCTACACGAACTACAGGGGGCTACTCCGATGATATTTCATTCGTGAAAGCTCGTGGAGGTAACTCAAATAATAACACGGTCGATTACACAGGCATCTCCGTATACTATGGGGGAGATACTCCTTTTGCTGCTATTCCAGAGCCTTCAAGTAGCTTGATGCTGGGCCTGTGTGGAATAGGTCTTGTCTTAAAGCGTCGTAGGTAACGCTCCATTCCCTCAGAGCTTAAGGATCTGGTGGATGTGGCTATGGGCCAATGGTTGCATCCACCTTGTTTTATTTTTTACTGTGCAAAATCACTAGAATGCAGGCTGTATGTGCTCCTTGATCTCTAGCCTGAAAGATTGGGTTGCAGTCTGCGTATCGGTTTGTTCAGATAATTTATCGCACTCTAAAGTATCTGCATACTCAAACACATGAAGAATTCTATTTACCCTATCGCGCTTTCCTTGTTTTTAGGAGGCCAGGCAATCGCTCAGGTTGCTGCTGATGATGCATCCGGGCTCAAGCTAACCATGCAGCAAGGAGCAGCCAGTGATGTGCGCGTGAGCCGTCAAGCCGCGCTTACTGTCCAGAAAGGGGAGTCAGTAAGTGCTCTGCTCCCTGCTGGCCAGTACGAGGCCGTGTGGGAGGGCCATTTGAAAATCGACAAACGCAGCCGGGTTTATTTCTCGTTTGAAGGTAATGGTTCAGCCGAGCTCTTCGTGGACGGAGAGAGTGTGCTGAAGGAAGAGGGGAAGTTAGGCAATGAGGAGACCAAGCGCTTGCGTCTGAGCAGTGGAGAGGTGCCCGTTAAGATTGTCTACAAGAGTGGTGCCGAGGGAGCTGGTAGCTTCCGCCTGATGTGGAGGGGGAGAGATTTTGCCAAGGAGCCTGTGCCACACGCGCTGTTAGGCTACAAAGCGGATGAGAAGGTGGCGCAGTCGCAGCTCATTCGCATGGGACGCGGCTTGTTCGCCGAAATGAAGTGTGCGGCCTGTCATGAGGGAGGTAAGGGAATGCCTGAAGCCTCCGAGATGGGGCCTTCGCTTGCGGGTGTTGGCAGTAGACTGGATGAACATTGGTTGGCCGAGTGGGTAATGGATCCGAGTGCTCTGCGCCATCACGCTCGTATGCCCAAGCTTGTGGAGAATAAGGAAGATGCTGCTCTTGTGGCAGCCTATCTGGGTACCTTGAAGACTGATAGTCAGGCCAAGCTGCCGAAAGGTGATGCTGCTACTGGAGGTAAGGTGTTTCATCAGCTGGGCTGTATCTCCTGCCACCAGACAGAGCAGGGGCAGGACCTAGCGAAGTGGGGTGATGGCAAGCCGATTGAGCTTTTTAACGCCGGAAGAAAATATCAACCGGGTGCCTTGGCTGCTTTCCTGAAAGAGCCGGGCAAGCATCATGCCTCGACACGTATGCCCGACTTTAACCTCAGCGACAAGGAGGCCTCAGATCTGGCTGCCTTTGTTAGGGGGCTGGATAAGGCTGAGAACAAACCAACTGGATCAGCAGATGTCGCCAAGGGTAAGGAGCTGGTCAAAGCTGCGCATTGTGCAAGCTGCCATGACGGGCTTCCTGAGGATGCTGTCTCAAAGACAGGTTTCACGGCGCTCGCTGAGTTGGCCAAGAATGGAGTCAAAGGCTGCCTCAGTGGAGAAGGCAAAGGACCGAAGTATAAGCTGACAGATACAGAAAAGAAGGCCTTGGCTGCTTTCATGAATAGCGAGCAGGCGGTCCGCTCACTGATCAACAACAACCGGGCTGAATACGCTTCCAGGCAATTTGAGAACCTCAACTGCGCTGCCTGCCACACCAAGGATGGTGAGTCTGCTAGACTAGGACATGTGCACCCTCTCTCGGCAGCCTATGCAGCTGGAGAGCATAAGCAGGGTGGCCACGGGACAACACCGCCAGATCTCACCTTCGTTGGTGAGAAGCTGCGGGCGGATTGGATGGAAAAACTATTCAAGGGAGAGTTGGAGTACCGTACCCGTCCTTGGCTTAAACAGCGTATGCCGGAGTATCATAGCCGGGCCAAAGGCCTGGCAGAAGGCTTGGCTGCGCAGTATGGAGTGACGCCAGAGACAGTAGAGGTGTCTGCGAAGGATGAGCCGGGTAAGACGCTTTTCGGGATGCAGGGTGGTTTTGGTTGTGCCGCCTGTCACGGTGCAGCGGAGGCGAAACCTGTGGCGGTTTTTGAAGCGCCGGGAGTAAATCTTCTCTATGCTGGTCAGCGTCTTAGAACTGACTATTATCATCGCTGGATGAAAGATCCGCGTCGTATCGATCCGCTGACGATCATGCCAAAATATTTTGTGGAGGATAATACCACCACCCTTGCCCAGCCGCTGGACGGTGACGGGCAGAAGCAAATGGAGGCCATCCTGCAATGGATGAAGTCTCTCGATCAATAATTTCTAAACACATTACTAGACTCAATACATGAACAATATGACTCAGACGATGATGTTAGCCATGACCGGGCTAACACTCAGCACAACATCCATGCTGCTAGCGAAACAGCCGGTTCCCCTAACTGAAGAGGAGCAGGTGCAGGGATGGAAGTTACTCTTTAATGGCGAAAACTTACAGGGAGTCAAAAGTTGGAAAACAAAGGGGGATCTCAAAGAGGGGGCATGGAAGGCCGTCAATGGTGAACTTCAACTGGTGAAGCCGGCTGGTGAGGATATTTACTTTGCTCCCGCCTATGAAAATTACGAGCTTGAGCTTGAATGGAAGTCTGAGGGGAATAGTGGGATTCTGCTCCGAGTGAACCCGGGTTCCAAGGGGGCAATCTGGCAAGGAGCTCTGGAGATGCAGGTGATGAATGATACGGCCGATGATACGGGCAAGCATTCGGCCGCGGCTCTGTATGATATGATCGCTCCTCCCAAAGGAAAGAAGGTCATGAACAAGGACGGATGGAATAAAGTGAAGATCGTCTGCGAGAACGGCACCTTCACCCACTGGTTCAACGGCCAGAAGCTCTATACCTACACGGTGGGTGACGAAACCTGGAACGACACCCTGCTCGCTAACAGCAAGTTTAAGAATAACAAGGCATTCGGTACCTTCAAAAAAGGTGTCATTGGTCTACAGGATCACGGTGACAAGGTCGCCTACCGTAATATCAAGATCCGCCCGATCACAGCCAAAGCTTCCTTTAGCAAAGAGGAGAAGTTCAGGAATGACATCTACAAGAGCAATGGCCCGGTAGTGGCGACTGTGCTCTCTGCCAAGAACGGAGCTTACGATGTGAACCGTGGTTACGTAGTGGCTCTGGACAGTGGAGATACAGGAGTGGTATTCAATGCAGATACCATGCAGCTTTCCGGTGCTTGGCTTAATGGTGGAGGTGTAGCCTTCAAAGGCCTGCCATTCCAGTCCGGTCATGGTGCAACACCTGTGTGGGATGAGACCCAAGCGCTTTTCTCCTCCAAGAACGCTCCGGGCTGGCTATCTCCTGACGGCAAATGGGATGACCCTCGTGCAGGTGGTGGCACGCCTCCATTGGGAACGCTTCCGAAGGATTGGGCGAAGTTCAAGGGCTACTATGTGTGCGGGAAAGATGTTGTTTTTTCCTATAGTGTGGATGAGGCAGACGTGTTGGATCACGCGGCCAAGTTGGATGTGGGGTCAGCAGTAGCTTTGGTTAGAGAACTGAAGTTCAGCGGGCTGAAGAAGGCAAAGACACTAGTCCTGGCAGACGCGACAGATGTGAGTCTCGGTGAGGGTGGGAAAACTGCCAAAGTGGGTGATGTCTTTTTCACAGTGAGTGGCAGTGCTACCCTTGAGAATAAAGGGGGTAAGCTTCTGCTCAGCGTACCAGCGGATAACGCTGAGAAGCTGGTGCAAGTGGTGGTGAATAAGGGTGAAGCTGCGCCAGAAGGTTTGGCGAAGGTGCTGGCTGGACTCAAGCCACTGGATTCCATGCTCAAAGGTGGACCTCAGCGCTACAAGACAGACCAACCGATCATCACCAAAGGTCAAATCTCTGACAAGAAGGACTCTTATGTGGTGGATCGCCTGACACTGCCTAACAAAAATCCCTTCGGCAAGAAGCTGCGTGTGGGTGGTTTCGATTTCTTCTCCGATGGGAAGAGCCTCGCTTTCTGCACTTGGGACGGAGATCTCTGGAAGGCGACTGGCATTGATCAGGATCTCGGCGAACTCAAGTACCAGCTCATTGCCACAGGCCTACATGAGTCACTCGGTTTGACGATTGTGAATGATGAAATCTACACTCTCGGCAATGACCAGATCACCAAGCACGTCGATTTGAACGGAGACGGCGAGACTGATTTTTTTCAGTGCTTCAACAATGACTGGCCGATTAACAAGGGCTTCCACATCTTCAGCTTCGACCTGAAGAACGACAAGGACGGTAACTTCTGGTTCGTACAAGGCTCCCCAGTCCGCTCCGGTGGTCGTGGCTTCGAGCGTATCGCTGCCATGAATGGTAGTATCCTGAAAATCAGCAAGGATGGATCCAAGCTGGAGCAGTTTGCCTCCGGTCTGCGTGCACCCAATGGTATGGGGGTAGGTCCTAACGGAGAGATTACTGCTGGTGACAACGAAGGAACTTTTGTTCCCCGTTGCCCAATCCACTGGATCACCCCAGGTTACTTTGGTGGTGTGGTAAACACCTACAATAAGAAAGAGGAGCTCAAGACTGTGGTTTGGGAAGACAAGAGTCACAAGCACGACCCAAGTGAGATGCCCAAGCCTCTGGCCTGGCTTCCTCGTGACGTGGACAATTCCAATGGCTGCCAGATCTGGGTTCCGAATGACAAGTGGGGCATGCCGAAAGGCCAGATGCTGCACTGCTCCTACGGAACGAGCTCTATCTACACCGTTTATCATGAGACGGTGGATGGTCAGATTCAAGGAGGGGTAGTGAAGATTCCAGTGCGACTGACTTCCTCTGCGATGCGTGCCCGTTTCAATCCTGCAGATGGCCAACTCTATGTGGGCGGCTTACGCGGCTGGCAGACCAATGCTGCAGAGCTAGGTGGAATCGACCGTATTCGCTACACAGGTAAGAAGTTTAATACACTGACTTCAGTCGAGGCTAAGGAAGGTGGTTTGAAGTTAAATTTCAACTTCAAGCTCGATGATGAGCTAGCCGCAGATCCTGAAAGCTACGCAATCAAGGCGGCTAACATAATCTGGGGGCGTGAGTACGGTACCAAAGAATATAAGATCGATGGCAGCGGCGAGGGTTGGTCCAAGATGGAGGTGACCGATGCTAAACTGTCAGACGACGGAATGTCCGTCTTCATCAAAGTGAAGGATCTCAAGCCGGTGCACGAGCTTAAGCTCGACATCGATGTAGAAACCGAGGAGGGCGATGAAGTCTTCTTCCCGACTTGGATGACGATTCACAAGCTTGGCAAGTAGCCAGCCTATTCCGCTTCATAGTTCTCGCGGACATAGGCTAAGCCTTGTTCGCGGGATGTGAGACTGCCCTCGAGTTGCTCTGTCTGGATGGCCTCGAGGATTTCTTTGAAGCGAGGACCTGGCTTGAAGCCCATGTCGATGAGGTCCTTACCTTTGACCAATGGCTCAGGAATGAGGGGTTCGTTATCGAACTCCTCTTCTTTTTGCCGGAGAAACTCGTAGTTCTCAGTGAAGCCATTACTGCTGGCGCAGTCTACGCGGTGAAGTTCCATCTCGTCCTGGTAGTTAGGGCGGGCCATGAAGCGTTTGAGCTTGGACTTCTTCATCTGCTGGACGTGCATGAAGTTCATGTGGTTGTCCACCATAGCGCTCACGGCTTCGATAGTGTCGTTCGGGTATTTCAGCCGATGAAGAATCTCTTCGGACATCTGGGATCCTACACGATCATGGCCATTGAAGCGGATGCGCTCATCTTCTTCATCATAGGTGTAGGTAGCAGGTTTGCCGATGTCATGGAGGAGCACGGAGAGGCAGAGATCAAGGCTAGGGGTGCCATGTAGCATCTCCAGCATGATCATGGTGTGGGTGTAGACGTCTCCCTCCGGGTGCCATTGTGGCGGTTGCTCACAACCAATCAGATCGAGAACTTCTGGCAGGAAATGCTTTATGAGTCCGCTGTCCACCAGCATGCGAACACCTTCTGCGCGGTTCGGTGACAGGATGATCTTATTGAACTCTTCCCGGATGCGCTCGACAGCGATCTTCTTTAGAAGCTCATTGCAGTCGCAGATGGCTTGCCAAGTAGCAGCCTCAATTTCAAAACCGAGTACGGTGGCGAAGCGGACTGCACGCATCAGTCGGAGTGCGTCTTCAGAAAAGCGTGCTTTTGGGTCTCCGATGGCGCGCAGAGTTTGCTTTGCCAGGTCTGCTTGGCCTCCAACAAAGTCGATGATCTCGTCTTTCTCTGGATCTTTGAAGAGTCCATTCACGGTGAAGTCCCTGCGTTGCGCATCTTCTTCTGGCGTAGAGAAGGTGACAGAGTCAGGACGGCGGCCATCAGAGTAGGAGCCGTCGTTTCTAAAGGTGGCTATCTCGAAGTGTGCACCACCACGGCGAACGAGAATTACTCCAAAGTGAGCCCCGATCGCGTCGGAACCAGGGAAAAGCTCCATGACTTCCTGAGGGGTAGCGGAGGTGGCGATGTCATAATCTTTGGGATCCTTGCCGAGGAGTGCATCACGTACACAACCTCCTGCGAAGTAGGCTGTGTGACCTGCTTCACGGAGTTCTGCTGCTATACTTTTAGCGGTGTCTTCTAGTGGTGTCATGTCTCGCTTAAATTTGCGTGGAGGAAACTTTGGGGTTTCTAATCGGTGAGTGTCGAGCTTGAATGTCTGCACTATGCCATTCATCTTACCATGGAGTCACCCCCTGTACGCCATATCAGCATTCTTACTGGGAGCCTGTGTGGGTTCGTTTTTGAACGTAGTAATCTATCGTCTACCGAGAGGGTTGTCGGTCAATGAACCCAAACGATCTTTCTGCCCGAAGTGCAAGTACCAGATTCCGATGTCGCAAAACATTCCGCTCGTCACGTGGCTCATACAGAGAGGAAAATGCGCGTCTTGTAAAGGGAGTATCCCTGTGAGGTATTTTTTGGTGGAGCTTCTTACGGCGCTCGTCTGGGTAGGTTGTTGGTATTGGTTTGATCATCCAGGTGTCGCCTTCTTTTGGATGGTCATCTCATCCATACTCATTGTGATCACGGCAGTTGATGCTGAACTCATGGTCATTCCGCGTGAACTCACGATCACGGGTACGGCTATCGCTCTACTGGGAGCGGCTCTGATGCCGACCGAACTTATGGGGGAGGCCATTTGGTGGAGAGGTTTGTTGAAGGCAGGCTTTGGTCTGGCGCTTGGATGGTGTGGCCTATGGGCGATTGTCCTATTGGGTAAGGTGATGTTTGGCTCCCGCAAGTTCGAGTTTACAGAAGAGGTGGAGTGGATGCTGAAGGAGCCAGTGGAAGATGATGAGGAGCTTTGCTACGTAATCAACGGTGAGTCTATCGGTTGGTCAGATATCTTCTTTCGCAAAACTGATAAGCTCATAATGAGCGAAGTCGGTGTGATCCGTGTGGATGGGGTAGAGCGCAAGGTTAAGGAGGTTGTGATTCACGAGAATTATGTCTTAGCAGACGGTGAGCGCCTGGATATTGAAAGACTCAAGTCGCTCGATGGTACGGTTAAGAAGGCGGTCATCCCGCGGGAGGCTATGGGAATGGGGGATGTTGATTTGCTGGGTATGTTGGGAGCTTGCTTAGGTGCGACGGCTCTTTTGCCAGTCATCTTTATCGCCTGTATCTTTAGTCTATTGTTAGCGCTTGTTGCTCGAGTCGGACTAGGGAAGCACATGCCCTTCGGTCCAAGTATTATTTTCGGAGCCGTTGTGTGGCTGCTTTACGGTGAGCCGTTGGCGAATTGGTATAAGTCTGTAATGGGGCTCTGAAGTAAAGAGTCTGAAAAAGAAAAAGAGCGCCGAGGGTGAACCCAGGCGCTCTTTGAAACTTAGATGAAGTCAGCTATTACTTCTTCTTGGCTGCTTTTTTAGGAGCGGCTTTTTTCTTCGCTGGCTTTTTTGGAGCTGCGGCTTTTTTCGCAGGCTTTGCAGCGGCTTTCGTGGCTGTCTTCTTAGGGGCTGCCTTTTTTGGTGAAGCTTTCTTGGTGGCCTTCTTCGTAGCTTTCTTTACTGCCTTCTTCTTGGCTGCTTTTTTAGGAGCGGCTTTCTTTGCAGTTTTCTTCGCTACTTTTTTGGCGACCTTCTTCTTAGCTGCTTTTTTTGCAGGCTTCTTGGCGACCTTCTTTGCAGTTTTCTTAGCGACCTTTTTCTTGGCAGTCTTTTTAGCTGCTTTTTTGGTCACTTTCTTTTTCGCTGCCTTCTTAGCTTTCTTAGTCACCTTGGTGGTAGACTTGCTCTTCTTGGCTGCGCTCTTGACTGCTTTTTTCTTGGTAGCTTTCTTGGCTGTCTTCTTAGCCGCCTTCTTGGTGGCTTTCTTTACAGTCTTCTTGGCTACTTTCTTAGCTGCCTTCTTCTTAGTAGCAGTTTTCTTGGCGGCTTTTTTAGGAGCTGCTTTCTTAGCTACTTTCTTTTTAGCTGCCTTCTTGGCTGGCTTTTTAGCAACCTTCTTGGCTGCTTTTTTGGTGGTCGGCTTTTTAGCTGCTTTTTTAGGGGCGGCTTTTTTAGCTACCTTTGCGGCGGGCTTTTTAGCGACCTTCTTAGCTGCTTTTTTAGCGACTGTTTTGCGCTTGGTTGTCTTCTTTGCTGCCATGGCTTATCGTGTTAACGTTTCATCCAGTGGAAAGCTGGATGGGGGTGTTCCTGACGCTAGTCTCAGCGTTTTGGAAAATAGTAGTGTCAGATATTTATTTCTCTGACTGGGGTATTGTTAGTTTAGATTAGTTTTGCTGGTTAGGCGTGAATCACTTCTCATGAAATTCATCACTAAATGTACACACTTAGTTAACCCTTAATATGTGCATCTTAGTCAAGATGAAAGTTAAGAACTTTAAACAAAAACACTGATAAATGGGCTAAATATGCCGTTTTGAAGGATGTTAGAAACTGTTAGAAAAGTTTCTGGTGAGTTTGTGCTGAACTGCGGTTTGCACTAAAAGCTACTCTTTTGAGTCGGGACGATTTAGTTCAGGAGAGATTTTTTGAAGGGCTTTCCAAAATTCTTTTTCGGCTGGATGACCGTTGAAAAGAACTTTGCCTTCTTTGTTGATGAGAACCATGGTGGGGGCATCTTGAATACGAAGAGTTCTTGCAAGCGGTTGATCCTTGTCATCAAGAGTCCATAGGCATGTAACGTTCTTAGCAGACTCTTCAATAGTTTTGGTCGCGTCCTCAATGAGTTCAGGAGATGATTCAGCAAGCACTGATACCACACGAATGTCATGTTTGTTTAATTCATTCGCTGTAAGGACGAAGTCTTCGTTAAGCGTTTCCTGAGCCCATGGCGACCAGAAGTGGAGCAGGACAGCTTTGTTCTTTGCCAGAGCATCCTTGAAAGTGACTTGTTTACCGTTGCGGATATTGGTGAAGGGTTGATCAGGTTTGATGGTGACTGATGCCATGGCCTCATTAAGGTGAAGCTTTTCAATATGGGGGGCGTAGGCTGGTGCTTGGGCTGGGCTTAACCAAAACGCTTCGGTAATATGCTTCTTGAAATT is a genomic window of Rubritalea squalenifaciens DSM 18772 containing:
- a CDS encoding 3-keto-disaccharide hydrolase; the protein is MNNMTQTMMLAMTGLTLSTTSMLLAKQPVPLTEEEQVQGWKLLFNGENLQGVKSWKTKGDLKEGAWKAVNGELQLVKPAGEDIYFAPAYENYELELEWKSEGNSGILLRVNPGSKGAIWQGALEMQVMNDTADDTGKHSAAALYDMIAPPKGKKVMNKDGWNKVKIVCENGTFTHWFNGQKLYTYTVGDETWNDTLLANSKFKNNKAFGTFKKGVIGLQDHGDKVAYRNIKIRPITAKASFSKEEKFRNDIYKSNGPVVATVLSAKNGAYDVNRGYVVALDSGDTGVVFNADTMQLSGAWLNGGGVAFKGLPFQSGHGATPVWDETQALFSSKNAPGWLSPDGKWDDPRAGGGTPPLGTLPKDWAKFKGYYVCGKDVVFSYSVDEADVLDHAAKLDVGSAVALVRELKFSGLKKAKTLVLADATDVSLGEGGKTAKVGDVFFTVSGSATLENKGGKLLLSVPADNAEKLVQVVVNKGEAAPEGLAKVLAGLKPLDSMLKGGPQRYKTDQPIITKGQISDKKDSYVVDRLTLPNKNPFGKKLRVGGFDFFSDGKSLAFCTWDGDLWKATGIDQDLGELKYQLIATGLHESLGLTIVNDEIYTLGNDQITKHVDLNGDGETDFFQCFNNDWPINKGFHIFSFDLKNDKDGNFWFVQGSPVRSGGRGFERIAAMNGSILKISKDGSKLEQFASGLRAPNGMGVGPNGEITAGDNEGTFVPRCPIHWITPGYFGGVVNTYNKKEELKTVVWEDKSHKHDPSEMPKPLAWLPRDVDNSNGCQIWVPNDKWGMPKGQMLHCSYGTSSIYTVYHETVDGQIQGGVVKIPVRLTSSAMRARFNPADGQLYVGGLRGWQTNAAELGGIDRIRYTGKKFNTLTSVEAKEGGLKLNFNFKLDDELAADPESYAIKAANIIWGREYGTKEYKIDGSGEGWSKMEVTDAKLSDDGMSVFIKVKDLKPVHELKLDIDVETEEGDEVFFPTWMTIHKLGK
- a CDS encoding prepilin peptidase encodes the protein MPFILPWSHPLYAISAFLLGACVGSFLNVVIYRLPRGLSVNEPKRSFCPKCKYQIPMSQNIPLVTWLIQRGKCASCKGSIPVRYFLVELLTALVWVGCWYWFDHPGVAFFWMVISSILIVITAVDAELMVIPRELTITGTAIALLGAALMPTELMGEAIWWRGLLKAGFGLALGWCGLWAIVLLGKVMFGSRKFEFTEEVEWMLKEPVEDDEELCYVINGESIGWSDIFFRKTDKLIMSEVGVIRVDGVERKVKEVVIHENYVLADGERLDIERLKSLDGTVKKAVIPREAMGMGDVDLLGMLGACLGATALLPVIFIACIFSLLLALVARVGLGKHMPFGPSIIFGAVVWLLYGEPLANWYKSVMGL
- a CDS encoding histone, which translates into the protein MAAKKTTKRKTVAKKAAKKVAKKPAAKVAKKAAPKKAAKKPTTKKAAKKVAKKPAKKAAKKKVAKKAAPKKAAKKTATKKKAAKKVAKKTVKKATKKAAKKTAKKATKKKAVKSAAKKSKSTTKVTKKAKKAAKKKVTKKAAKKTAKKKVAKKTAKKVAKKPAKKAAKKKVAKKVAKKTAKKAAPKKAAKKKAVKKATKKATKKASPKKAAPKKTATKAAAKPAKKAAAPKKPAKKKAAPKKAAKKK
- a CDS encoding PEP-CTERM sorting domain-containing protein is translated as MMQNKTTKGVSALFAVAMMGVTHGAVINLSDSLDNIGAYNVSQDLGVTITGDSAVYVVATMTFDAPLTSSDSFNIIEFGSTAGDTGHAGAGQGFGNTEFVISGAGKTLSGVTITPGVAHLVVLKVDQTTDLATLWIDPNLSLAEVGALQDATRTTGGYSDDISFVKARGGNSNNNTVDYTGISVYYGGDTPFAAIPEPSSSLMLGLCGIGLVLKRRR
- a CDS encoding TlpA family protein disulfide reductase, translating into MKLLLALLCIGLIPCQAQDKQVVLEKIFTLRDPAEFSTAIQEAEKAGIPDQVRLEARFLYYIDHKDNNAIAKLSDEFLKLKDKFDPAQSEIFSVTEDWLAVVHYTQAIAALQKNDKANFKKHITEAFWLSPAQAPAYAPHIEKLHLNEAMASVTIKPDQPFTNIRNGKQVTFKDALAKNKAVLLHFWSPWAQETLNEDFVLTANELNKHDIRVVSVLAESSPELIEDATKTIEESAKNVTCLWTLDDKDQPLARTLRIQDAPTMVLINKEGKVLFNGHPAEKEFWKALQKISPELNRPDSKE
- a CDS encoding CCA tRNA nucleotidyltransferase, producing the protein MTPLEDTAKSIAAELREAGHTAYFAGGCVRDALLGKDPKDYDIATSATPQEVMELFPGSDAIGAHFGVILVRRGGAHFEIATFRNDGSYSDGRRPDSVTFSTPEEDAQRRDFTVNGLFKDPEKDEIIDFVGGQADLAKQTLRAIGDPKARFSEDALRLMRAVRFATVLGFEIEAATWQAICDCNELLKKIAVERIREEFNKIILSPNRAEGVRMLVDSGLIKHFLPEVLDLIGCEQPPQWHPEGDVYTHTMIMLEMLHGTPSLDLCLSVLLHDIGKPATYTYDEEDERIRFNGHDRVGSQMSEEILHRLKYPNDTIEAVSAMVDNHMNFMHVQQMKKSKLKRFMARPNYQDEMELHRVDCASSNGFTENYEFLRQKEEEFDNEPLIPEPLVKGKDLIDMGFKPGPRFKEILEAIQTEQLEGSLTSREQGLAYVRENYEAE
- a CDS encoding c-type cytochrome — translated: MKNSIYPIALSLFLGGQAIAQVAADDASGLKLTMQQGAASDVRVSRQAALTVQKGESVSALLPAGQYEAVWEGHLKIDKRSRVYFSFEGNGSAELFVDGESVLKEEGKLGNEETKRLRLSSGEVPVKIVYKSGAEGAGSFRLMWRGRDFAKEPVPHALLGYKADEKVAQSQLIRMGRGLFAEMKCAACHEGGKGMPEASEMGPSLAGVGSRLDEHWLAEWVMDPSALRHHARMPKLVENKEDAALVAAYLGTLKTDSQAKLPKGDAATGGKVFHQLGCISCHQTEQGQDLAKWGDGKPIELFNAGRKYQPGALAAFLKEPGKHHASTRMPDFNLSDKEASDLAAFVRGLDKAENKPTGSADVAKGKELVKAAHCASCHDGLPEDAVSKTGFTALAELAKNGVKGCLSGEGKGPKYKLTDTEKKALAAFMNSEQAVRSLINNNRAEYASRQFENLNCAACHTKDGESARLGHVHPLSAAYAAGEHKQGGHGTTPPDLTFVGEKLRADWMEKLFKGELEYRTRPWLKQRMPEYHSRAKGLAEGLAAQYGVTPETVEVSAKDEPGKTLFGMQGGFGCAACHGAAEAKPVAVFEAPGVNLLYAGQRLRTDYYHRWMKDPRRIDPLTIMPKYFVEDNTTTLAQPLDGDGQKQMEAILQWMKSLDQ